The following are from one region of the Prionailurus bengalensis isolate Pbe53 chromosome A2, Fcat_Pben_1.1_paternal_pri, whole genome shotgun sequence genome:
- the ANKRD24 gene encoding ankyrin repeat domain-containing protein 24 isoform X1, which yields MKQLCVCAAASCALRLSPADLGSCPPCGPCPIPKPAARGRRQSQEWGKSDERLLQAVENDDAARVAALITRKGLVPTKLDPEGKSAFHLAAMRGAASCLEVMLAQGSNVMSTDGAGYNALHLAAKYGHPQCLEQLLQASCVVDIVDSSGWTALHHAAAGGCISCSEILCSFKAHLSPRDRSGTTPLIIAAQMCHTDLCRLLLQQGAAANDQDLQGRTALMLACEGASPETVEVLLQGGAQPGITDALGQDAAHYGALAGDKLILHLLQEAAQRPSPPSEDDSGEASSQNSVCSHEKRGAPKKRKAPQPPASIPMPDDRDAYEEIVRLRQERGRLLQKIRGLEQHQERRKQELPETEASSLHSLERQVQELQQLLAEKQEEKESLGREVESLQSRLSLLENERENTSYDVATLQDEEGELSDFPGAEALLSKRLSPSAQELLASLREQVAALTRQNQELMEKVQILESFEKDEMEVNGSAEVIPLALYDSLRAEFDQLRRRHADALRALERQEAQRGPGEEEAAPGEGKGTGVKTTRDGPMEMELNGTTAPGTKVDGAEATDNGAAGDETVEAASTGAEATETKPTGAEATEPKPTGAEATETKPTDAEATETRSTGGEAAETEAPEEGGNPEAEATKPKAEEAEMKANGVGEVEAELPGTETTHVEATAPRGPLGAVLHPGAAEASEQLQAELETRIRGLEEALRQREREAAAELEAAHGKRQAAEAEAGRLRERMREAEGGGASGGGGGGGGDAVQLRAALEQAREDLRVRDSRLRELEATSARLDEARAGRLLAEEEARGLRAELARREEVRLEQSRELQVLREQLATATAAGEQQRAVAAELGRARDAAEARAAELAAACEEARRGLAELREASEALRQSAVPASEHHRLQEEALELRGRAAGLEQEVVATGKEAARLRAELERERAGSVARLEHERVVAALQADVARLEGQLEELARRHEKTSAEVFQVQREALFMKSERHAAEAQLATAEQQLRGLRTEAERARQAQSRAQEALDMAKEKDKKITELSKEVFSLKEALKDQPAAPGLSEVEALRGQVKALQEQLEQAARDHSAVVALYRSHLLYAIQGQMDEDVQQILSQILQMQRLQAQGR from the exons ATGAAGCAGCTGTGCGTGTGCGCCGCCGCCTCCTGCGCG CTGCGGCTCAGCCCCGCTGACCTTGGCTCCTGCCCGCCCTGTGGCCCCTGCCCCATCCCGAAGCCGGCCGCCAGAGGCAGGCGCCAG AGCCAGGAGTGGGGCAAAAGTGACGAGCGACTGCTACAGGCGGTGGAGAATGACGACGCTGCACGGGTGGCCGCTCTCATCACCCGCAAGGGGCTGGTGCCCACGAAGCTGGACCCCGAGGGCAAGTCCGC ATTCCACCTGGCTGCCATGCGGGGAGCAGCCAGCTGCCTAGAGGTGATGCTGGCACAGGGCTCCAACGTCATGAGCACCGATGGGGCAG GTTACAATGCCCTCCACCTGGCGGCCAAGTATGGGCACCCACAGTGCTTGGAGCAGCTGCTACAG gcgtCCTGCGTCGTGGATATCGTGGACAGCAGTGGATGGACAGCCCTGCATCATGCAG CGGCTGGTGGTTGCATTTCCTGCTCAGAAATCCTCTGCTCTTTCAAGGCACATCTGAGTCCCCGAGATCGG TCAGGTACAACGCCCCTTATCATAGCCGCTCAGATGTGTCACACAGATCTGTGCCGCCTCCTCCTGCAGCAGGGGGCTGCCGCAAATGACCAGGATCTGCAGGGCAG GACAGCCCTGATGCTGGCCTGTGAGGGGGCCAGCCCCGAAACAGTGGAGGTGCTGCTTCAGGGCGGGGCCCAGCCGGGCATCACCGACGCCCTGGGCCAGGATGCTGCCCACTACGGCGCCCTGGCGGGAGACAAACTCATCCTGCACCTCCTGCAGGAGGCAGCTCAGCGCCCCTCACCACCCAGTG AGGATGACTCAGGCGAGGCATCATCTCAG aaCTCTGTGTGCAGCCACGAAAAGCGAGGGGCCCCCAAGAAGCGGAAAGCGCCTCAGCCCCCTGCCAGCATCCCCATGCCG GATGATCGCGATGCCTACGAGGAGATCGTGCGGCTGCGCCAGGAGAGGGGCCGCCTGCTGCAGAAGATCCGGGGCCTGGAACAGCACCAGGAACGGAGGAAACAGGAG CTGCCGGAGACAGAGGCCAGCTCCCTACACAGCCTGGAGAGACAG GTACAAGAGCTGCAGCAGCTGCTGGcggagaaacaggaagagaaggagagccTGGGACGCGAGGTGGAGAGTTTGCAGAGCAGGCTGTCCCTGCTGGAG AATGAGCGGGAGAACACGAGCTATGACGTGGCCACCCTGCAGGATGAGGAAGGTGAACTGTCTGACTTTCCAG GGGCCGAGGCTCTGCTCTCCAAACGGCTAAGCCCCTCGGCCCAGGAGCTCTTGGCCTCACTGCGGGAGCAAGTGGCTGCACTCACCAGACAAAACCAGGAGCTGATGGAGAAGGTCCAG ATCCTGGAGAGCTTTGAGAAGGATGAGATGGAGGTAAACGGGTCAGCCGAGGTCATCCCCCTGGCCCTCTATGACTCTCTCCGGGCTGAGTTTGACCAGCTCCGCAGGCGGCACGCCGACGCCCTGCGGGCACTGGAGCGACAGGAAGCACAGCGCGGCCCTGGAGAAGAGGAGGCGGCCCCTGGGGAGGGCAAGGGCACGGGAGTCAAGACCACCAGGGACGGGCCGATGGAAATGGAGCTTAATGGCACCACGGCTCCGGGAACCAAAGTTGACGGAGCCGAGGCCACAGACAACGGGGCTGCAGGAGATGAAACCGTGGAAGCGGCATCCACGGGGGCCGAGGCCACGGAAACAAAACCCACAGGCGCCGAGGCCACGGAACCAAAACCCACAGGCGCCGAGGCCACGGAAACAAAACCCACAGATGCCGAGGCCACAGAAACAAGATCCACGGGGGGCGAGGCTGCAGAAACAGAGGCCCCAGAAGAGGGAGGAAACCCCGAAGCCGAGGCCACAAAGCCAAAAGCCGAGGAAGCAGAGATGAAGGCCAACGGAGTGGGTGAGGTGGAGGCGGAGCTTCCGGGCACAGAGACCACCCACGTGGAGGCCACAGCCCCGAGGGGCCCCCTGGGCGCCGTCCTGCACCCTGGTGCTGCGGAGGCCTCCGAACAGCTGCAAGCGGAGCTGGAGACCAGGATCCGTGGCTTGGAGGAGGCACTGCGGCAACGGGAGCGGGAGGCGGCCGCCGAGCTGGAGGCGGCCCACGGCAAGCGCCAGGCCGCGGAGGCCGAGGCTGGCCGGCTCCGGGAGCGGATGCGCGAGGCTGAGGGTGGCGGAGcctcgggcggcggcggcggcggcggcggggacgcGGTCCAGCTGCGAGCCGCCCTGGAGCAGGCCCGCGAGGACCTCCGAGTCCGGGACTCCCGGCTCCGGGAGCTGGAGGCGACCTCGGCCCGGCTGGACGAGGCCCGCGCTGGCCGCCTGCTGGCCGAGGAGGAGGCCCGGGGCCTGCGGGCAGAGCTGGCCCGGCGGGAGGAGGTGCGGCTGGAGCAGAGCCGGGAGCTGCAGGTGCTCCGCGAGCAGCTGGCCACCGCCACGGCCGCCGGGGAACAGCAGCGGGCGGTGGCTGCGGAGCTGGGCCGCGCGCGGGATGCGGCCGAGGCCCGGGCGGCCGAGCTGGCGGCGGCCTGCGAGGAGGCCCGGCGGGGCCTGGCGGAGCTGCGGGAGGCCTCCGAGGCCCTGCGTCAGTCGGCCGTGCCGGCCTCCGAGCACCACCGGCTGCAGGAGGAGGCCCTGGAGCTGCGGGGCCGGGCGGCCGGCCTGGAGCAGGAGGTGGTGGCCACCGGCAAGGAGGCCGCCCGGCTGCGCGCCGAGCTGGAGCGCGAGCGCGCGGGGAGCGTGGCCCGCCTGGAGCACGAGCGCGTGGTGGCCGCCTTGCAGGCCGACGTGGCCCGGCTGGAGGGGCAGCTGGAGGAGCTGGCACGACGGCACGAGAAAACCAGCGCTGAGGTGTTCCAG GTCCAGAGGGAGGCGTTATTCATGAAGAGTGAACGTCACGCGGCCGAGGCCCAGCTGGCCACGGCAGAGCAGCAACTGAGGGGGCTCCGCACCGAGGCCGAGCGGGCACGCCAGGCCCAGAGCCGTGCCCAGGAGGCCCTGGATATGGCCAAGGAAAAGGACAAGAAG attacAGAGCTGTCCAAGGAAGTCTTCAGCCTCAAGGAGGCCCTGAAGGACCAGCCGGCTGCCCCAGGCCTCTCGGAGGTGGAGGCCCTCCGTGGCCAGGTTAAGGCTCTACAGGAGCAGCTGGAG CAGGCTGCCAGGGACCACAGCGCAGTGGTGGCCTTGTATAGGAGCCACCTCCTGTATGCTATTCAG ggtcagATGGACGAAGATGTGCAGCAGATTCTGAGCCAGATCCTACAGATGCAGAGGCTTCAGGCTCAGGGCCGCTGA
- the ANKRD24 gene encoding ankyrin repeat domain-containing protein 24 isoform X4 yields MKQLCVCAAASCASQEWGKSDERLLQAVENDDAARVAALITRKGLVPTKLDPEGKSAFHLAAMRGAASCLEVMLAQGSNVMSTDGAGYNALHLAAKYGHPQCLEQLLQASCVVDIVDSSGWTALHHAAAGGCISCSEILCSFKAHLSPRDRSGTTPLIIAAQMCHTDLCRLLLQQGAAANDQDLQGRTALMLACEGASPETVEVLLQGGAQPGITDALGQDAAHYGALAGDKLILHLLQEAAQRPSPPSEDDSGEASSQNSVCSHEKRGAPKKRKAPQPPASIPMPDDRDAYEEIVRLRQERGRLLQKIRGLEQHQERRKQELPETEASSLHSLERQVQELQQLLAEKQEEKESLGREVESLQSRLSLLENERENTSYDVATLQDEEGELSDFPGAEALLSKRLSPSAQELLASLREQVAALTRQNQELMEKVQILESFEKDEMEVNGSAEVIPLALYDSLRAEFDQLRRRHADALRALERQEAQRGPGEEEAAPGEGKGTGVKTTRDGPMEMELNGTTAPGTKVDGAEATDNGAAGDETVEAASTGAEATETKPTGAEATEPKPTGAEATETKPTDAEATETRSTGGEAAETEAPEEGGNPEAEATKPKAEEAEMKANGVGEVEAELPGTETTHVEATAPRGPLGAVLHPGAAEASEQLQAELETRIRGLEEALRQREREAAAELEAAHGKRQAAEAEAGRLRERMREAEGGGASGGGGGGGGDAVQLRAALEQAREDLRVRDSRLRELEATSARLDEARAGRLLAEEEARGLRAELARREEVRLEQSRELQVLREQLATATAAGEQQRAVAAELGRARDAAEARAAELAAACEEARRGLAELREASEALRQSAVPASEHHRLQEEALELRGRAAGLEQEVVATGKEAARLRAELERERAGSVARLEHERVVAALQADVARLEGQLEELARRHEKTSAEVFQVQREALFMKSERHAAEAQLATAEQQLRGLRTEAERARQAQSRAQEALDMAKEKDKKITELSKEVFSLKEALKDQPAAPGLSEVEALRGQVKALQEQLEQAARDHSAVVALYRSHLLYAIQGQMDEDVQQILSQILQMQRLQAQGR; encoded by the exons ATGAAGCAGCTGTGCGTGTGCGCCGCCGCCTCCTGCGCG AGCCAGGAGTGGGGCAAAAGTGACGAGCGACTGCTACAGGCGGTGGAGAATGACGACGCTGCACGGGTGGCCGCTCTCATCACCCGCAAGGGGCTGGTGCCCACGAAGCTGGACCCCGAGGGCAAGTCCGC ATTCCACCTGGCTGCCATGCGGGGAGCAGCCAGCTGCCTAGAGGTGATGCTGGCACAGGGCTCCAACGTCATGAGCACCGATGGGGCAG GTTACAATGCCCTCCACCTGGCGGCCAAGTATGGGCACCCACAGTGCTTGGAGCAGCTGCTACAG gcgtCCTGCGTCGTGGATATCGTGGACAGCAGTGGATGGACAGCCCTGCATCATGCAG CGGCTGGTGGTTGCATTTCCTGCTCAGAAATCCTCTGCTCTTTCAAGGCACATCTGAGTCCCCGAGATCGG TCAGGTACAACGCCCCTTATCATAGCCGCTCAGATGTGTCACACAGATCTGTGCCGCCTCCTCCTGCAGCAGGGGGCTGCCGCAAATGACCAGGATCTGCAGGGCAG GACAGCCCTGATGCTGGCCTGTGAGGGGGCCAGCCCCGAAACAGTGGAGGTGCTGCTTCAGGGCGGGGCCCAGCCGGGCATCACCGACGCCCTGGGCCAGGATGCTGCCCACTACGGCGCCCTGGCGGGAGACAAACTCATCCTGCACCTCCTGCAGGAGGCAGCTCAGCGCCCCTCACCACCCAGTG AGGATGACTCAGGCGAGGCATCATCTCAG aaCTCTGTGTGCAGCCACGAAAAGCGAGGGGCCCCCAAGAAGCGGAAAGCGCCTCAGCCCCCTGCCAGCATCCCCATGCCG GATGATCGCGATGCCTACGAGGAGATCGTGCGGCTGCGCCAGGAGAGGGGCCGCCTGCTGCAGAAGATCCGGGGCCTGGAACAGCACCAGGAACGGAGGAAACAGGAG CTGCCGGAGACAGAGGCCAGCTCCCTACACAGCCTGGAGAGACAG GTACAAGAGCTGCAGCAGCTGCTGGcggagaaacaggaagagaaggagagccTGGGACGCGAGGTGGAGAGTTTGCAGAGCAGGCTGTCCCTGCTGGAG AATGAGCGGGAGAACACGAGCTATGACGTGGCCACCCTGCAGGATGAGGAAGGTGAACTGTCTGACTTTCCAG GGGCCGAGGCTCTGCTCTCCAAACGGCTAAGCCCCTCGGCCCAGGAGCTCTTGGCCTCACTGCGGGAGCAAGTGGCTGCACTCACCAGACAAAACCAGGAGCTGATGGAGAAGGTCCAG ATCCTGGAGAGCTTTGAGAAGGATGAGATGGAGGTAAACGGGTCAGCCGAGGTCATCCCCCTGGCCCTCTATGACTCTCTCCGGGCTGAGTTTGACCAGCTCCGCAGGCGGCACGCCGACGCCCTGCGGGCACTGGAGCGACAGGAAGCACAGCGCGGCCCTGGAGAAGAGGAGGCGGCCCCTGGGGAGGGCAAGGGCACGGGAGTCAAGACCACCAGGGACGGGCCGATGGAAATGGAGCTTAATGGCACCACGGCTCCGGGAACCAAAGTTGACGGAGCCGAGGCCACAGACAACGGGGCTGCAGGAGATGAAACCGTGGAAGCGGCATCCACGGGGGCCGAGGCCACGGAAACAAAACCCACAGGCGCCGAGGCCACGGAACCAAAACCCACAGGCGCCGAGGCCACGGAAACAAAACCCACAGATGCCGAGGCCACAGAAACAAGATCCACGGGGGGCGAGGCTGCAGAAACAGAGGCCCCAGAAGAGGGAGGAAACCCCGAAGCCGAGGCCACAAAGCCAAAAGCCGAGGAAGCAGAGATGAAGGCCAACGGAGTGGGTGAGGTGGAGGCGGAGCTTCCGGGCACAGAGACCACCCACGTGGAGGCCACAGCCCCGAGGGGCCCCCTGGGCGCCGTCCTGCACCCTGGTGCTGCGGAGGCCTCCGAACAGCTGCAAGCGGAGCTGGAGACCAGGATCCGTGGCTTGGAGGAGGCACTGCGGCAACGGGAGCGGGAGGCGGCCGCCGAGCTGGAGGCGGCCCACGGCAAGCGCCAGGCCGCGGAGGCCGAGGCTGGCCGGCTCCGGGAGCGGATGCGCGAGGCTGAGGGTGGCGGAGcctcgggcggcggcggcggcggcggcggggacgcGGTCCAGCTGCGAGCCGCCCTGGAGCAGGCCCGCGAGGACCTCCGAGTCCGGGACTCCCGGCTCCGGGAGCTGGAGGCGACCTCGGCCCGGCTGGACGAGGCCCGCGCTGGCCGCCTGCTGGCCGAGGAGGAGGCCCGGGGCCTGCGGGCAGAGCTGGCCCGGCGGGAGGAGGTGCGGCTGGAGCAGAGCCGGGAGCTGCAGGTGCTCCGCGAGCAGCTGGCCACCGCCACGGCCGCCGGGGAACAGCAGCGGGCGGTGGCTGCGGAGCTGGGCCGCGCGCGGGATGCGGCCGAGGCCCGGGCGGCCGAGCTGGCGGCGGCCTGCGAGGAGGCCCGGCGGGGCCTGGCGGAGCTGCGGGAGGCCTCCGAGGCCCTGCGTCAGTCGGCCGTGCCGGCCTCCGAGCACCACCGGCTGCAGGAGGAGGCCCTGGAGCTGCGGGGCCGGGCGGCCGGCCTGGAGCAGGAGGTGGTGGCCACCGGCAAGGAGGCCGCCCGGCTGCGCGCCGAGCTGGAGCGCGAGCGCGCGGGGAGCGTGGCCCGCCTGGAGCACGAGCGCGTGGTGGCCGCCTTGCAGGCCGACGTGGCCCGGCTGGAGGGGCAGCTGGAGGAGCTGGCACGACGGCACGAGAAAACCAGCGCTGAGGTGTTCCAG GTCCAGAGGGAGGCGTTATTCATGAAGAGTGAACGTCACGCGGCCGAGGCCCAGCTGGCCACGGCAGAGCAGCAACTGAGGGGGCTCCGCACCGAGGCCGAGCGGGCACGCCAGGCCCAGAGCCGTGCCCAGGAGGCCCTGGATATGGCCAAGGAAAAGGACAAGAAG attacAGAGCTGTCCAAGGAAGTCTTCAGCCTCAAGGAGGCCCTGAAGGACCAGCCGGCTGCCCCAGGCCTCTCGGAGGTGGAGGCCCTCCGTGGCCAGGTTAAGGCTCTACAGGAGCAGCTGGAG CAGGCTGCCAGGGACCACAGCGCAGTGGTGGCCTTGTATAGGAGCCACCTCCTGTATGCTATTCAG ggtcagATGGACGAAGATGTGCAGCAGATTCTGAGCCAGATCCTACAGATGCAGAGGCTTCAGGCTCAGGGCCGCTGA
- the ANKRD24 gene encoding ankyrin repeat domain-containing protein 24 isoform X3 yields MKQLCVCAAASCALRLSPADLGSCPPCGPCPIPKPAARGRRQSQEWGKSDERLLQAVENDDAARVAALITRKGLVPTKLDPEGKSAFHLAAMRGAASCLEVMLAQGSNVMSTDGAGYNALHLAAKYGHPQCLEQLLQASCVVDIVDSSGWTALHHAAAGGCISCSEILCSFKAHLSPRDRSGTTPLIIAAQMCHTDLCRLLLQQGAAANDQDLQGRTALMLACEGASPETVEVLLQGGAQPGITDALGQDAAHYGALAGDKLILHLLQEAAQRPSPPSEDDSGEASSQNSVCSHEKRGAPKKRKAPQPPASIPMPDDRDAYEEIVRLRQERGRLLQKIRGLEQHQERRKQELPETEASSLHSLERQVQELQQLLAEKQEEKESLGREVESLQSRLSLLENERENTSYDVATLQDEEGELSDFPGAEALLSKRLSPSAQELLASLREQVAALTRQNQELMEKVQILESFEKDEMEVNGSAEVIPLALYDSLRAEFDQLRRRHADALRALERQEAQRGPGEEEAAPGEGKGTGVKTTRDGPMEMELNGTTAPGTKVDGAEATDNGAAGDETVEAASTGAEATETKPTGAEATETKPTDAEATETRSTGGEAAETEAPEEGGNPEAEATKPKAEEAEMKANGVGEVEAELPGTETTHVEATAPRGPLGAVLHPGAAEASEQLQAELETRIRGLEEALRQREREAAAELEAAHGKRQAAEAEAGRLRERMREAEGGGASGGGGGGGGDAVQLRAALEQAREDLRVRDSRLRELEATSARLDEARAGRLLAEEEARGLRAELARREEVRLEQSRELQVLREQLATATAAGEQQRAVAAELGRARDAAEARAAELAAACEEARRGLAELREASEALRQSAVPASEHHRLQEEALELRGRAAGLEQEVVATGKEAARLRAELERERAGSVARLEHERVVAALQADVARLEGQLEELARRHEKTSAEVFQVQREALFMKSERHAAEAQLATAEQQLRGLRTEAERARQAQSRAQEALDMAKEKDKKITELSKEVFSLKEALKDQPAAPGLSEVEALRGQVKALQEQLEQAARDHSAVVALYRSHLLYAIQGQMDEDVQQILSQILQMQRLQAQGR; encoded by the exons ATGAAGCAGCTGTGCGTGTGCGCCGCCGCCTCCTGCGCG CTGCGGCTCAGCCCCGCTGACCTTGGCTCCTGCCCGCCCTGTGGCCCCTGCCCCATCCCGAAGCCGGCCGCCAGAGGCAGGCGCCAG AGCCAGGAGTGGGGCAAAAGTGACGAGCGACTGCTACAGGCGGTGGAGAATGACGACGCTGCACGGGTGGCCGCTCTCATCACCCGCAAGGGGCTGGTGCCCACGAAGCTGGACCCCGAGGGCAAGTCCGC ATTCCACCTGGCTGCCATGCGGGGAGCAGCCAGCTGCCTAGAGGTGATGCTGGCACAGGGCTCCAACGTCATGAGCACCGATGGGGCAG GTTACAATGCCCTCCACCTGGCGGCCAAGTATGGGCACCCACAGTGCTTGGAGCAGCTGCTACAG gcgtCCTGCGTCGTGGATATCGTGGACAGCAGTGGATGGACAGCCCTGCATCATGCAG CGGCTGGTGGTTGCATTTCCTGCTCAGAAATCCTCTGCTCTTTCAAGGCACATCTGAGTCCCCGAGATCGG TCAGGTACAACGCCCCTTATCATAGCCGCTCAGATGTGTCACACAGATCTGTGCCGCCTCCTCCTGCAGCAGGGGGCTGCCGCAAATGACCAGGATCTGCAGGGCAG GACAGCCCTGATGCTGGCCTGTGAGGGGGCCAGCCCCGAAACAGTGGAGGTGCTGCTTCAGGGCGGGGCCCAGCCGGGCATCACCGACGCCCTGGGCCAGGATGCTGCCCACTACGGCGCCCTGGCGGGAGACAAACTCATCCTGCACCTCCTGCAGGAGGCAGCTCAGCGCCCCTCACCACCCAGTG AGGATGACTCAGGCGAGGCATCATCTCAG aaCTCTGTGTGCAGCCACGAAAAGCGAGGGGCCCCCAAGAAGCGGAAAGCGCCTCAGCCCCCTGCCAGCATCCCCATGCCG GATGATCGCGATGCCTACGAGGAGATCGTGCGGCTGCGCCAGGAGAGGGGCCGCCTGCTGCAGAAGATCCGGGGCCTGGAACAGCACCAGGAACGGAGGAAACAGGAG CTGCCGGAGACAGAGGCCAGCTCCCTACACAGCCTGGAGAGACAG GTACAAGAGCTGCAGCAGCTGCTGGcggagaaacaggaagagaaggagagccTGGGACGCGAGGTGGAGAGTTTGCAGAGCAGGCTGTCCCTGCTGGAG AATGAGCGGGAGAACACGAGCTATGACGTGGCCACCCTGCAGGATGAGGAAGGTGAACTGTCTGACTTTCCAG GGGCCGAGGCTCTGCTCTCCAAACGGCTAAGCCCCTCGGCCCAGGAGCTCTTGGCCTCACTGCGGGAGCAAGTGGCTGCACTCACCAGACAAAACCAGGAGCTGATGGAGAAGGTCCAG ATCCTGGAGAGCTTTGAGAAGGATGAGATGGAGGTAAACGGGTCAGCCGAGGTCATCCCCCTGGCCCTCTATGACTCTCTCCGGGCTGAGTTTGACCAGCTCCGCAGGCGGCACGCCGACGCCCTGCGGGCACTGGAGCGACAGGAAGCACAGCGCGGCCCTGGAGAAGAGGAGGCGGCCCCTGGGGAGGGCAAGGGCACGGGAGTCAAGACCACCAGGGACGGGCCGATGGAAATGGAGCTTAATGGCACCACGGCTCCGGGAACCAAAGTTGACGGAGCCGAGGCCACAGACAACGGGGCTGCAGGAGATGAAACCGTGGAAGCGGCATCCACGGGGGCCGAGGCCACGGAAACAAAACCCACAG GCGCCGAGGCCACGGAAACAAAACCCACAGATGCCGAGGCCACAGAAACAAGATCCACGGGGGGCGAGGCTGCAGAAACAGAGGCCCCAGAAGAGGGAGGAAACCCCGAAGCCGAGGCCACAAAGCCAAAAGCCGAGGAAGCAGAGATGAAGGCCAACGGAGTGGGTGAGGTGGAGGCGGAGCTTCCGGGCACAGAGACCACCCACGTGGAGGCCACAGCCCCGAGGGGCCCCCTGGGCGCCGTCCTGCACCCTGGTGCTGCGGAGGCCTCCGAACAGCTGCAAGCGGAGCTGGAGACCAGGATCCGTGGCTTGGAGGAGGCACTGCGGCAACGGGAGCGGGAGGCGGCCGCCGAGCTGGAGGCGGCCCACGGCAAGCGCCAGGCCGCGGAGGCCGAGGCTGGCCGGCTCCGGGAGCGGATGCGCGAGGCTGAGGGTGGCGGAGcctcgggcggcggcggcggcggcggcggggacgcGGTCCAGCTGCGAGCCGCCCTGGAGCAGGCCCGCGAGGACCTCCGAGTCCGGGACTCCCGGCTCCGGGAGCTGGAGGCGACCTCGGCCCGGCTGGACGAGGCCCGCGCTGGCCGCCTGCTGGCCGAGGAGGAGGCCCGGGGCCTGCGGGCAGAGCTGGCCCGGCGGGAGGAGGTGCGGCTGGAGCAGAGCCGGGAGCTGCAGGTGCTCCGCGAGCAGCTGGCCACCGCCACGGCCGCCGGGGAACAGCAGCGGGCGGTGGCTGCGGAGCTGGGCCGCGCGCGGGATGCGGCCGAGGCCCGGGCGGCCGAGCTGGCGGCGGCCTGCGAGGAGGCCCGGCGGGGCCTGGCGGAGCTGCGGGAGGCCTCCGAGGCCCTGCGTCAGTCGGCCGTGCCGGCCTCCGAGCACCACCGGCTGCAGGAGGAGGCCCTGGAGCTGCGGGGCCGGGCGGCCGGCCTGGAGCAGGAGGTGGTGGCCACCGGCAAGGAGGCCGCCCGGCTGCGCGCCGAGCTGGAGCGCGAGCGCGCGGGGAGCGTGGCCCGCCTGGAGCACGAGCGCGTGGTGGCCGCCTTGCAGGCCGACGTGGCCCGGCTGGAGGGGCAGCTGGAGGAGCTGGCACGACGGCACGAGAAAACCAGCGCTGAGGTGTTCCAG GTCCAGAGGGAGGCGTTATTCATGAAGAGTGAACGTCACGCGGCCGAGGCCCAGCTGGCCACGGCAGAGCAGCAACTGAGGGGGCTCCGCACCGAGGCCGAGCGGGCACGCCAGGCCCAGAGCCGTGCCCAGGAGGCCCTGGATATGGCCAAGGAAAAGGACAAGAAG attacAGAGCTGTCCAAGGAAGTCTTCAGCCTCAAGGAGGCCCTGAAGGACCAGCCGGCTGCCCCAGGCCTCTCGGAGGTGGAGGCCCTCCGTGGCCAGGTTAAGGCTCTACAGGAGCAGCTGGAG CAGGCTGCCAGGGACCACAGCGCAGTGGTGGCCTTGTATAGGAGCCACCTCCTGTATGCTATTCAG ggtcagATGGACGAAGATGTGCAGCAGATTCTGAGCCAGATCCTACAGATGCAGAGGCTTCAGGCTCAGGGCCGCTGA